In Oryza sativa Japonica Group chromosome 3, ASM3414082v1, one DNA window encodes the following:
- the LOC4331727 gene encoding pentatricopeptide repeat-containing protein At5g01110: MAIPRRLAAAAAAETTKRSAAGLAAALGGSGGKPATADLAAAATAAAAAGRASECQSLLLRMSRRRGACRREIVSSLLGSSPTPQPRVFDLLIRTYTQSRKPREAFEAFRLILDHRVPIPAAASNALLAALSRAGWPHLAADAYRLVFSSNSEVNTYTLNIMVHNYCKALEFDKVDAVISEMEKRCVFPDVVTHNVMVDARFRAGDAEAAMALVDSMVSKGLKPGIVTYNSVLKGLCRSGMWDKAWEVFKEMDDFGVAPDVRSFTILIGGFCRVGEIEEALKIYKEMRHRGIKPDLVSFSCLIGLFARRGKMDHAMAYLREMRCFGLVPDGVIYTMVIGGFCRAGLMSDALRVRDEMVGCGCLPDVVTYNTLLNGLCKERRLLDAEGLLNEMRERGVPPDLCTFTTLIHGYCIEGKLDKALQLFDTMLNQRLRPDIVTYNTLIDGMCRQGDLDKANDLWDDMHSREIFPNHVTYSILIDSHCEKGQVEDAFGFLDEMINKGILPNIMTYNSIIKGYCRSGNVSKGQKFLQKMMVNKVSPDLITYNTLIHGYIKEDKMHDAFKLLNMMEKEKVQPDVVTYNMLINGFSVHGNVQEAGWIFEKMCAKGIEPDRYTYMSMINGHVTAGNSKEAFQLHDEMLQRGFAPDDKF, from the coding sequence ATGGCGATTCcccgtcgcctcgccgccgccgcggccgccgaaaCCACCAAACGCTCGGCGGCaggtctcgccgccgccctcggtgGAAGCGGAGGGAAGCCCGCAACAGCCGACCTGGCCGCTgccgcgacggccgcggcggccgccggtcGCGCCTCCGAATGCCagtccctcctcctccgcatgtcgcgccgccgcggcgcctgcCGTCGCGAGAtcgtctcctccctcctcggctcctcccccACCCCGCAGCCGCGGGTGTTTGACCTCCTAATCCGCACCTACACCCAGTCCCGCAAGCCCCGCGAGGCCTTCGAGGCATTCCGCCTCATCCTCGACCACCGCGtccccatccccgccgccgcctccaacgccctgctcgccgccctctcccgcgCCGGATGGCCCCATCTCGCCGCGGACGCCTACCGCCTTGTCTTCTCCTCCAACTCCGAGGTAAACACGTACACGCTTAACATAATGGTCCACAACTACTGCAAAGCCCTGGAGTTCGACAAGGTTGACGCTGTCATCTCCGAGATGGAGAAGAGATGTGTCTTTCCTGATGTGGTTACACATAATGTGATGGTTGATGCTAGATTTCGCGCTGGGGACGCGGAGGCAGCAATGGCGTTGGTTGACTCAATGGTTAGTAAAGGGCTAAAGCCTGGGATTGTGACGTATAATTCGGTTCTGAAAGGGTTATGTAGGAGTGGGATGTGGGATAAAGCATGGGAAGTGTTCAAAGAAATGGATGATTTTGGTGTTgcgcctgatgttcggagtttTACCATTTTGATTGGGGGATTTTGTAGAGTTGGGGAGATTGAGGAGGCGTTGAAGATTTACAAGGAGATGCGGCACCGTGGTATTAAACCAGATTTGGTGAGCTTTAGTTGCTTAATTGGATTGTTTGCAAGGAGGGGGAAGATGGACCATGCGATGGCGTACTTGAGGGAGATGAGGTGCTTTGGATTGGTACCCGATGGTGTGATTTACACAATGGTAATAGGCGGATTTTGTAGGGCTGGGTTAATGTCAGATGCTCTGAGAGTTAGGGATGAGATGGTTGGCTGTGGATGTTTGCCAGATGTGGTAACTTACAATACTTTGTTGAATGGGCTCTGTAAAGAGCGCAGGTTGTTAGATGCAGAAGGGCTTTTGAATGAGATGAGGGAGAGAGGGGTTCCACCAGATTTATGTACCTTCACAACTTTGATTCACGGGTATTGCATAGAGGGTAAACTAGACAAGGCGCTGCAACTGTTTGACACAATGTTGAACCAGCGTTTGAGGCCAGACATAGTAACATATAATACTTTGATCGACGGAATGTGCAGACAAGGTGATCTTGACAAAGCCAATGATCTATGGGATGATATGCATTCTCGTGAAATCTTCCCCAATCATGTTACGTACAGTATCCTAATCGACAGTCACTGTGAGAAGGGACAAGTGGAAGATGCATTTGGTTTTTTGGATGAAATGATAAATAAGGGCATTTTGCCAAACATCATGACATATAATTCCATCATTAAGGGCTATTGCCGGTCTGGAAATGTTTCAAAGGGGCAGAAGTTCTTGCAAAAGATGATGGTCAACAAGGTGTCACCTGATTTAATTACTTACAACACCCTAATCCATGGTTATATCAAAGAAGATAAGATGCACGATGCTTTTAAGTTGCTTAACATGATGGAGAAGGAAAAGGTTCAACCAGATGTTGTCACATATAATATGCTCATAAATGGGTTTTCTGTACATGGTAATGTGCAAGAAGCTGGTTGGATTTTTGAGAAAATGTGTGCTAAAGGAATTGAACCAGATAGATATACATACATGTCTATGATAAATGGTCATGTCACAGCTGGCAACTCGAAGGAGGCATTCCAGCTTCATGATGAGATGCTTCAAAGAGGGTTTGCTCCTGACGATAAATTCTGA
- the LOC9267584 gene encoding protein CHROMATIN REMODELING 35 encodes MDSDSCKRRKHESGHDSSSRVQSQSSILSRNRILCHQLLEQCDDLKYGSSTNDYKAISMKRLELISILQKLQEVPIQLPYASPLKSSETNRLVQDGRNSSCRNIIDLDSDNDEDYTFANVDNIGANTTVVLVDSDDGDSVASFVDEKSSDSKQNANYIEESVLPEQHAQQQEISMLDNENISSEAQAVKKGKDSMDINDVIYNKSGHEEIGEEEAQAENVQIKGNLKKEIISVASDELACEVMRSQSPTNGNFDQYDNSSPVDELEGLWMDMYLAMACSKTVGSDHNIVPSENSCEQAEDECQHDFLMKDDLGIVCRVCGLIQQRIENIFEYQWKKRKQSYRARPSEHRNSSDADAIDKTSGAILEVVPDALCLHPQHSQHMKPHQVEGFNFLVKNLADENNPGGCILAHAPGSGKTFLIISFVHSFLAKYPAGRPLIILPKGILSTWRTEFLHWQVDDIPLYDFYSSKADKRSEQLKVLNLWEESRSILLLGYQQFACIVSDHTSDTEAIMCQEKLLKVPSLVILDEGHTPRNEETDLLTSLENIRTPRKVVLSGTLFQNHVREVFNILKLVRSKFLKMDKSRAIVNCILSKVDLMGKSARSKNISDKDFFDLVQEHLQKDGNDKMRAVIIQNLRELTADVLHYYQGKLLDELPGIVDFTVFLNMSSKQEHIIKGLDGINKFAKRSRCNAVSLHPCLKNANKADADDGNVTNRKIGSIISGIDINDGVKAKFVHNLLSLSEATGGKVLVFSQYVRSLIFLEKLVSRMKGWKSEVHIFRVTGGSTQDQREQAVHRFNNSPDARVFFGSIKACGEGISLVGASRIVILDVHENPSVMRQAIGRAYRPGQSKMVYCYRLVAADSPEEDDHHTAFKKERVSKLWFEWNELCSSDDFELATVDVSDSEDRFLESSALKQDIKALLKR; translated from the exons ATGGATTCTGATAGCTGCAAAAGGCGGAAGCATGAAAGCGGTCACGATAGCTCTTCACGGGTCCAGTCCCAGTCAAGCATCCTTAGTCGTAACAGAATTTTGTGTCATCAGTTGCTTGAACAATGCGATGACTTGAAGTATGGGAGCTCCACGAATGATTACAAGGCAATCAGTATGAAGCGGCTTGAACTTATCAGCATCCTACAAAAGCTGCAAGAAGTACCTATCCAGTTGCCATATGCCAGTCCACTCAAGTCATCAGAAACAAATCGCCTTGTGCAAGATGGAAGAAACTCTAGTTGTCGTAATATAATTGACTTGGATTCAGACAATGATGAAGATTATACTTTTGCTAATGTGGACAATATTGGTGCTAACACAACAGTTGTTTTAGTTGATTCTGATGACGGGGACAGTGTTGCATCCTTTGTAGATGAAAAATCATCTGATTCCAAGCAAAATGCGAATTATATTGAAGAAAGCGTTCTGCCTGAGCAGCATGCCCAACAACAGGAAATCTCCATGCTGGATAATGAAAACATCAGTTCTGAAGCACAAGCAGTTAAGAAAGGAAAGGATAGTATGGACATCAACGATGTTATTTACAACAAG AGTGGTCATGAGGAGataggggaagaggaagcacaAGCTGAAAATGTCCAGATAAAAGGGAACTTAAAGAAAGAGATCATCTCTGTTGCTTCTGATGAACTAGCTTGTGAAGTTATGCGCAGTCAGTCACCAACCAATGGAAATTTTGATCAATATGACAACAGCAGCCCAGTTGATGAGCTGGAAGGACTTTGGATGGACATGTACCTTGCAATGGCATGTTCAAAG ACTGTTGGAAGCGATCATAACATTGTCCCATCAGAGAATTCTTGTGAACAAGCAGAGGATGAATGCCAGCACGATTTCCTGATGAAAGATGATTTGGGCATTGTCTGTCGTGTTTGTGGTCTGATCCAGCAAcgtattgaaaatatttttgagtACCAGTGGAAAAAG CGGAAGCAATCGTACAGAGCACGTCCCTCAGAACACAGAAATTCTAGTGATGCAGATGCAATTGACAAAACTTCAGGAGCTATTCTCGAAGTGGTCCCTGATGCTCTATGCCTCCACCCTCAACATTCACAGCATATGAAACCTCACCAAGTGGAAGGTTTCAATTTCCTGGTCAAGAACTTGGCAGATGAGAACAACCCTGGTGGCTGTATTCTGGCACATGCACCAGGTTCTGGGAAGACTTTTTTGATAATTAGTTTTGTCCACAGCTTCCTAGCCAAATACCCTGCTGGAAGGCCATTGATTATTCTCCCAAAGGGAATTCTATCAACATGGAGAACCGAATTTCTTCATTGGCAAGTTGATGATATTCCTTTGTATGACTTCTACTCCTCCAAAGCTGACAAACGGTCTGAACAACTCAAAGTTTTGAACTTGTGGGAGGAGAGCAGAAGTATCCTGTTGTTGGGCTATCAACAGTTTGCATGCATAGTTTCTGATCACACTTCTGATACAGAAGCCATCATGTGCCAGGAGAAGTTACTGAAGGTCCCGAGCCTTGTCATTCTAGATGAAGGACACACTCCAAGAAACGAGGAAACAGACTTGCTCACTTCACTGGAAAACATCCGAACTCCTCGTAAAGTAGTCCTCTCAGGAACCTTGTTCCAGAACCATGTGAGGGAGGTTTTCAACATTTTGAAACTTGTCCGATCCAAATTCTTGAAGATGGACAAATCTCGTGCTATTGTTAACTGCATACTAAGCAAGGTGGACTTGATGGGGAAGAGTGCACGATCAAAGAATATCTCAGATAAGGACTTCTTTGATTTGGTTCAAGAACACCTTCAGAAAGATGGAAATGACAAGATGAGAGCGGTGATTATCCAAAATCTTCGTGAGCTAACTGCAGATGTGCTTCACTATTACCAAGGCAAGCTTTTGGATGAGCTACCTGGAATTGTGGACTTTACAGTTTTTCTCAATATGAGTAGCAAACAGGAACATATTATTAAGGGCTTGGATGGAATAAATAAATTTGCGAAACGCTCGAGATGCAATGCCGTTTCTCTTCATCCATGCTTGAAGAATGCCAATAAAGCTGATGCAGATGATGGAAATGTCACCAATAGGAAGATCGGTTCCATCATATCCGGAATTGATATCAACGACGGGGTGAAGGCCAAGTTTGTACACAATCTGTTGTCTCTTTCAGAAGCCACGGGAGGGAAGGTACTCGTGTTCAGCCAGTATGTGCGCTCTTTGATTTTCTTGGAAAAGCTGGTCAGTAGAATGAAAGGATGGAAATCAGAGGTACATATTTTCAGGGTTACTGGTGGCTCAACTCAGGATCAGCGTGAGCAAGCAGTCCATAGATTCAACAACTCACCAGATGCTAGAGTCTTCTTTGGCTCCATCAAGGCATGTGGCGAGGGCATCTCCCTCGTTGGCGCGTCTCGTATAGTGATCTTGGATGTCCATGAGAACCCTTCAGTGATGCGCCAGGCGATTGGCCGTGCCTATAGGCCAGGACAGTCTAAAATGGTGTATTGCTACCGCCTCGTCGCTGCTGATTCGCCTGAGGAGGATGATCACCACACCGCCTTCAAGAAAGAACGAGTGTCGAAGCTGTGGTTCGAGTGGAATGAGCTCTGCAGCAGTGATGATTTTGAGCTCGCAACGGTGGATGTTTCAGATAGCGAGGACAGGTTCCTTGAAAGCTCTGCATTGAAACAAGATATCAAAGCCCTATTAAAAAG GTGA
- the LOC4331729 gene encoding BEL1-like homeodomain protein 7 encodes MATFFSSSTNQRDLTGGGGDGGDMSFQHYPPPSNPYSDSSAGGLIPLPASIVSHSHIAHGGGDEPAAFREAATADGGEMGLQTQLLMAHGAAARGHQGGLSLSLGTQVPVSLYQYRPAGMAAASLLSPSQSSPMAGRSAQNSIYVQNSRFLRAARELLDEVVNVRDAIKRKGDKNQGKDSGECKGGDAAGDDKAGSNPQEQESNSAPELSPSERQDLQNKVTALMAMLDQVDRRYRHYHHQMQIVMSSFDAVAGGGAARPYTALALQTISRHFRSLRDAIGAQAQAARRGLGEQDASAQGGGGLSRLRYIDQQLRQQRAMQQFGMMQQPQHAWRPQRGLPESAVSVLRAWLFEHFLHPYPKDSEKLMLARQTGLSRGQVSNWFINARVRLWKPMIEEMYKEEFGAEMDSNSSSENGGGGGGKGKDEAISSEDRDEFQSPSSAAAARHAGVAGQLNNPFKSEAMGGAALDVGVGVVGLSSCLGGAMGTYATGLNLNHHVHHPGAGGTSLLHDALHHHHHGGGGDARFVSYGDMADLGGGGGYDGGSVSLTLGLQHCNNAGPVPAEQQGLLYGSAGDFDYINGSDDRQRFGPASQLLHDFVA; translated from the exons ATGGCCACATTCTTCTCCTCTTCCACCAATCAGAGagacctcaccggcggcggcggcgacggaggcgacaTGTCGTTCCAGCACTACCCACCGCCGTCTAACCCTTACTCGGACTCGTCGGCCGGCGGCCTGATCCCGCTCCCGGCGAGCATCGTGTCGCATAGCCACattgcgcacggcggcggcgacgagccggCGGCGTTCAgggaagcggcgacggcggacggcggcgagatGGGCCTGCAGACGCAGCTGCTcatggcgcacggcgcggcggcgcggggacaCCAGGGCGGGCTATCGCTTAGCCTCGGCACGCAGGTGCCGGTGTCTCTCTACCAGTACAGGCCGGCGGGCATGGCGGCCGCCTCGCTGCTCAGCCCGAGCCAGTCGTCGCCGATGGCGGGGAGGAGCGCGCAGAACAGCATCTACGTGCAGAACTCGAGGTTTCTCAGGGCGGCGCGCGAGCTGCTCGACGAGGTTGTCAATGTCCGCGACGCGATCAAGCGGAAGGGTGACAAGAACCAGGGCAAGGATTCCGGCGAGTGCAAGGGCggtgacgccgccggcgacgacaaggCCGGCTCGAACCCGCAGGAGCAGGAGAGCAATTCAGCCCCCGAGCTCTCGCCGTCGGAGAGGCAGGATCTCCAGAACAAGGTCACCGCGCTCATGGCCATGCTCGATCAG GTTGATCGGAGGTACAGGCACTACCACCACCAGATGCAGATCGTGATGTCGTCGTTcgacgcggtggccggcggcggcgcggcgaggccgtACACGGCGCTGGCGCTGCAGACGATCTCCCGCCACTTCCGGTCGCTGCGGGACGCGATCGGCGCGCAGGcgcaggcggcgcggcggggcctCGGCGAGCAGGACGCGTcggcgcagggcggcggcggcctctccCGGCTGCGCTACATCGACCAGCAGCTGCGGCAGCAGCGCGCCATGCAGCAGTTCGGCATGATGCAGCAGCCGCAGCACGCGTGGCGCCCCCAGCGCGGCCTCCCGGAGTCCGCCGTCTCCGTCCTCCGCGCCTGGCTCTTCGAGCACTTCCTCCACCC GTATCCGAAAGATTCCGAGAAGCTGATGCTTGCGAGGCAGACGGGATTGTCCAGGGGGCAG GTATCGAACTGGTTCATCAACGCGCGCGTGCGGCTGTGGAAGCCAATGATCGAGGAGATGTACAAGGAGGAGTTCGGCGCGGAGATGGACTCCAACTCGTCGTcggagaacggcggcggcggcggcggcaagggcaagGACGAGGCGATCTCGTCGGAGGACCGCGACGAGTTCCAGAGCCcgtcgagcgccgccgcggcgaggcacGCCGGCGTCGCGGGCCAGCTCAACAACCCGTTCAAGTCGGAGGCGATGGGCGGCGCCGCCCtggacgtcggcgtcggcgtcgtcggcctGTCCAGCTGCCTCGGCGGCGCCATGGGCACGTACGCCACCGGCCTCAACCTGAACCACCACGTGCACcaccccggcgccggcggcaccaGCCTACTGCACGAcgcgctgcaccaccaccaccacggcggcggcggcgacgccaggTTCGTCTCCTACGGCGACATGGccgacctcggcggcggcggcggctacgacgGCGGCAGCGTGTCGCTGACGCTGGGCCTGCAGCACTGCAACAACGCCGGCCCCGTCCCGGCCGAGCAGCAGGGCCTGCTCTACGGCAGCGCCGGCGACTTCGACTACATCAACGGCTCCGACGACCGGCAGCGGTTCGGCCCGGCGTCGCAGCTGCTGCACGATTTCGTCGCGTGA